Proteins from a genomic interval of Pseudoalteromonas sp. MEBiC 03607:
- a CDS encoding response regulator: protein MDNLNFTVLVCDDSTIARKQVVRCLDDCLSADIQQASNGREALALLRKQSFDLLCLDLTMPEIDGIEVLESIKAEKIECFVIVISADIQAEMKQRVVRLGAIDFIDKPIDIVRLKATLHKFGIR from the coding sequence ATGGATAATCTTAATTTTACCGTGCTGGTCTGTGATGACTCTACAATAGCCAGAAAACAGGTTGTGCGCTGTTTAGATGATTGTCTCAGTGCTGATATTCAACAAGCCTCAAATGGTCGAGAAGCGCTTGCCTTGTTAAGAAAGCAAAGTTTTGACTTACTGTGCCTAGATTTAACAATGCCAGAAATCGATGGAATCGAAGTGCTCGAATCAATCAAGGCGGAAAAAATAGAATGCTTTGTTATCGTTATTTCGGCTGATATTCAAGCTGAAATGAAGCAAAGAGTAGTAAGGTTAGGTGCAATTGACTTCATTGATAAACCGATAGATATTGTGCGCTTAAAAGCTACTTTGCATAAATTTGGTATTCGTTAA